A region from the Wansuia hejianensis genome encodes:
- the nikB gene encoding nickel ABC transporter permease, producing MLRYIMKRMAALIIILFGLSVLTFCLTNILPSDPAQQMLESMGAGSDPEVIGKIKEEYGLDQPLAVQYKNWLGGVLHGDFGDSVKYGQPVSEILARKLPNTIKLACSSFLLMLVIALPLGILSAVYHNRIADYIIRFLAFIGEAMPSFWIALLLIYLFAVKLHVLPVGGSESMKHLIMPAVTLALGMAASYIRRIRAAMLEEMSEPYIMGELSRGVSRKRIVLRHVLPNSLLTIVTLLGMSFGGLLGGTMIVETIFSWNGIGSAAVSAITNRDYQLIQGYVMWMGVIYVCVNLAVDIFYRYLDPRIRLGGMEK from the coding sequence TTGCTGCGGTATATCATGAAGCGTATGGCAGCGTTAATTATCATATTATTTGGGCTGTCTGTGCTTACTTTTTGTCTGACCAACATTCTGCCGTCAGATCCGGCTCAGCAGATGCTGGAAAGCATGGGTGCGGGGAGCGATCCGGAGGTAATCGGCAAAATTAAGGAAGAATACGGGTTGGATCAGCCTCTGGCGGTTCAGTATAAGAACTGGCTGGGAGGCGTGCTGCATGGAGATTTTGGGGATTCGGTTAAATATGGGCAGCCGGTTTCGGAAATCCTGGCGAGGAAACTTCCGAATACAATAAAGCTGGCCTGTTCCTCTTTTCTGCTTATGCTTGTCATTGCGCTGCCGCTGGGCATCCTTTCGGCAGTTTACCATAATAGAATTGCAGATTATATCATCAGGTTTCTGGCTTTTATCGGAGAGGCCATGCCCAGCTTTTGGATTGCCCTGCTGTTGATCTATTTGTTTGCTGTGAAGCTGCATGTCCTACCGGTGGGAGGATCAGAAAGCATGAAGCATTTGATCATGCCTGCTGTCACGCTGGCGCTGGGCATGGCGGCCTCTTATATCCGGCGGATACGTGCGGCTATGCTGGAAGAAATGAGTGAGCCTTATATCATGGGGGAGCTGTCCCGGGGCGTGTCCAGGAAGCGAATTGTTCTCCGCCATGTCCTGCCGAACTCGCTTTTGACCATCGTTACGCTTCTGGGAATGTCTTTTGGAGGACTGCTGGGAGGAACGATGATCGTAGAGACTATATTCAGCTGGAATGGCATAGGCAGCGCTGCAGTCAGTGCGATTACCAACAGAGATTATCAGTTGATTCAGGGGTATGTCATGTGGATGGGCGTGATTTACGTATGCGTCAACCTGGCGGTGGATATATTTTACCGTTATCTGGACCCGAGGATACGGCTGGGAGGTATGGAAAAGTGA
- a CDS encoding ABC transporter permease, producing MRKKTKRRKSRYTSFIICLVLAVLFTLFSVCAGKFAPYDPLETDYANMLAAPSSGHLFGTDQLGRDLFSRILYGGQTSLLIAYLVTAIISVLGILIGIVSGLAGGAVDSVIMRLVDVLMAFPGNIFVLAMVAVMGTGIQNLIIAMCFTGWTKYTRASRSLVLSIKNGDYILQARLGGASTFKIMGTYIMPNVIPSLLVLIAQDIGGKLLAIAGLSLLGLGSKPPTPEWGFMLSEGRNYMSAAPWLLIFPGLIILINVIIFNLLGDSLRDIMDPHYK from the coding sequence GTGAGAAAAAAGACAAAGCGGAGAAAAAGCCGTTACACCAGTTTTATTATATGCCTTGTGCTGGCAGTCCTTTTTACACTGTTTTCTGTCTGTGCGGGAAAATTCGCGCCGTATGACCCGCTGGAGACCGACTATGCGAATATGCTGGCGGCGCCCTCTTCAGGCCACCTTTTCGGAACAGATCAGCTGGGAAGAGATCTGTTTTCCAGAATCTTATATGGAGGACAGACGTCTCTGTTAATCGCCTATCTGGTCACTGCGATTATTTCAGTTCTGGGCATCCTGATCGGAATAGTCAGCGGCCTGGCGGGAGGCGCGGTGGACAGCGTCATTATGCGGTTGGTAGACGTACTGATGGCATTTCCGGGAAATATATTTGTGCTGGCCATGGTGGCGGTCATGGGGACGGGGATACAGAATCTGATCATCGCGATGTGCTTCACAGGGTGGACAAAATATACCCGCGCCAGCCGCTCTCTGGTGCTTTCTATTAAGAATGGGGATTATATCCTGCAGGCGCGGCTGGGAGGCGCTTCGACCTTTAAAATCATGGGTACGTATATTATGCCGAATGTCATTCCGTCCCTGCTGGTGCTGATAGCTCAGGATATTGGAGGAAAGCTTTTGGCAATTGCCGGGCTTTCCCTTCTGGGGCTGGGATCTAAGCCACCGACGCCGGAGTGGGGGTTTATGCTCAGTGAAGGCAGGAATTATATGTCAGCCGCGCCCTGGCTTTTGATATTTCCGGGGCTGATTATCCTGATTAATGTGATTATATTCAATCTGTTAGGCGACAGCCTGAGGGACATCATGGACCCTCATTATAAGTAG
- a CDS encoding ABC transporter substrate-binding protein encodes MKKRVVTAFLCMALAAGLTACGTGKGENTASSPSADTSSDAAAASQDEGTEESHINMALFTYIEGLDPAEGWGGWNLTRCGVGETLITVNEDMEFEGQLADEWEQLDDVTYRVHIRQGVKFSNGTELTPEIVKASLERSIEQNSRGGALKLASIEVDGENLIFTTEEPFSAFIANLTEPMYCIIDTTADLEEAASKPVCTGPYMVTEYVSEEKIELAVNENYWGDIPSIETITALNIGSDTKTEAILAGDIDLAQGASNTTLSQLEGVDDIELATVTGTRESDIVFNCAEGSKLSDVKLRQALSYATDREVVAEVAGNGYAQPLGTAFPDTVGYDSDKVTGQSHDPDKAAELLKEAGYEDTDGNGFVEKDGQELVITISLSSSSSTAVSEALQDLWQTAGVHTEIEMLENVKDKRDSGDFDVIFDGWQTVNAGDGQYYLASRWQTGGTDNYGKYSSEEFDAVMKKLDEAFDQEERVEAFVEAQQILADDCPCLWLYANDNITLINTEKVNNVTMFPIDYYLVTPEWSAGK; translated from the coding sequence ATGAAAAAACGAGTAGTTACAGCATTTCTTTGTATGGCGCTGGCCGCCGGCCTGACAGCCTGCGGAACTGGTAAAGGGGAAAATACAGCTTCTTCCCCGTCGGCGGATACATCCTCTGATGCGGCAGCAGCCAGCCAGGATGAAGGAACAGAAGAATCACATATTAATATGGCGTTATTCACCTATATCGAAGGGTTGGACCCGGCAGAGGGCTGGGGCGGCTGGAACCTGACACGCTGCGGTGTGGGAGAGACGCTGATTACTGTGAATGAAGACATGGAATTTGAGGGGCAGCTGGCGGATGAGTGGGAACAATTAGATGATGTAACCTATCGCGTACATATCCGTCAGGGTGTTAAATTCAGCAATGGGACGGAGCTGACGCCTGAGATTGTGAAAGCGTCCCTGGAGCGCTCCATTGAACAGAACTCCAGAGGCGGCGCGCTGAAATTAGCATCTATCGAGGTCGACGGTGAAAATCTGATTTTTACAACAGAGGAGCCGTTCAGTGCATTTATCGCTAATCTGACGGAGCCCATGTATTGCATTATCGACACCACAGCGGATCTGGAAGAGGCGGCTTCCAAGCCGGTCTGCACAGGACCGTACATGGTGACGGAATATGTGTCTGAGGAAAAGATTGAGCTGGCCGTCAATGAGAATTACTGGGGCGATATTCCGAGCATTGAAACCATCACAGCCCTGAATATCGGATCGGATACTAAAACAGAGGCGATTCTTGCCGGAGACATTGACCTGGCTCAAGGCGCCAGCAATACGACTTTAAGCCAGCTGGAAGGTGTGGATGATATCGAACTGGCGACTGTTACCGGAACAAGGGAAAGCGATATTGTCTTCAATTGCGCAGAAGGAAGTAAGTTATCTGATGTAAAGCTGCGTCAGGCATTGTCCTACGCAACAGATCGTGAAGTAGTAGCAGAGGTGGCTGGAAACGGGTACGCGCAGCCTTTGGGTACAGCTTTTCCTGATACGGTTGGTTATGATTCTGATAAAGTAACAGGCCAGTCCCACGATCCGGACAAGGCGGCAGAGCTTCTGAAGGAGGCCGGCTATGAGGATACGGACGGTAACGGATTTGTGGAGAAGGACGGACAGGAGCTTGTGATCACAATTTCGCTGTCCAGCTCATCCTCTACGGCGGTGTCTGAGGCGCTGCAGGACCTGTGGCAGACAGCGGGCGTGCATACGGAGATCGAAATGCTGGAAAACGTAAAAGATAAGCGGGACAGCGGTGATTTTGACGTTATCTTTGACGGCTGGCAGACAGTAAATGCAGGTGATGGACAGTATTATCTGGCATCACGGTGGCAGACAGGCGGAACAGATAATTATGGTAAATATTCCAGCGAAGAATTTGATGCAGTAATGAAAAAACTAGATGAAGCCTTTGATCAGGAAGAACGTGTGGAGGCATTTGTGGAGGCTCAGCAGATACTGGCGGATGACTGTCCGTGCCTGTGGCTGTATGCAAATGACAATATCACTCTTATCAATACGGAAAAGGTGAACAATGTCACCATGTTCCCGATTGATTATTATCTGGTGACTCCGGAATGGAGCGCCGGAAAATAA
- a CDS encoding ABC transporter ATP-binding protein encodes MSILRIENCSISYDEDKYAVEQVSLDVEEGEIVSIVGESGSGKTTLIRGVMGLLPSGGQISGGKIWFKDRELTAMTEAELQAIRGKLMAMIFQDPGLSLDPVNRIESQYRESIRTHNKRLSRDTCRDMAKKMLKAMHLTDADRVLRSYPIELSGGMKQRVGIAMGMTARPLLLLADEPTSALDVTIQAQVVREMKELRDTYGTSIVLVTHNMGVASYLSDKIGVMNQGRLVEYGTRGEVIFHPKEAYTRSLLDAVPKLGGKRYGE; translated from the coding sequence ATGAGCATTTTGCGGATTGAGAATTGCAGCATCAGCTATGATGAGGATAAGTATGCGGTAGAACAGGTATCCCTGGACGTAGAAGAGGGGGAAATTGTGAGTATTGTAGGCGAGAGCGGAAGCGGGAAAACAACCCTGATCCGTGGTGTCATGGGCCTGCTCCCGTCCGGAGGCCAAATATCCGGAGGAAAAATATGGTTCAAGGACAGGGAACTGACAGCGATGACGGAGGCTGAGCTGCAGGCAATCCGCGGAAAACTGATGGCGATGATTTTTCAGGACCCGGGCCTTTCCCTGGACCCGGTAAACCGGATAGAATCTCAATACAGGGAATCGATTCGCACCCATAACAAAAGGCTTTCCAGGGATACCTGCCGGGATATGGCGAAGAAGATGCTGAAGGCTATGCATCTGACAGATGCAGACCGTGTGCTGCGCTCCTATCCCATTGAGCTGAGCGGGGGAATGAAGCAGCGTGTCGGCATAGCCATGGGCATGACAGCCCGGCCGCTGCTGCTGCTGGCAGACGAGCCTACCAGCGCGCTGGATGTGACGATTCAGGCTCAGGTGGTCCGGGAGATGAAGGAACTGAGAGATACTTATGGGACGTCTATCGTGCTGGTGACCCATAATATGGGGGTGGCGTCTTACCTGTCTGATAAAATCGGTGTGATGAACCAGGGAAGGCTGGTCGAGTACGGCACCCGCGGGGAAGTGATTTTCCATCCGAAGGAAGCGTATACGCGGAGCCTTTTAGACGCGGTTCCAAAGCTGGGAGGGAAGCGATATGGAGAATGA
- a CDS encoding ABC transporter ATP-binding protein → MENERPMVEISHLCKRFQIGKKELSAVFDVTLTLAKGECLGIVGESGCGKSTLIRMIIGALRPTSGQVRVDGVDYWSLKRSEQKAFRRKIQMVFQEPISSFSPRMKIGSYLMEPRINYDRLSRKEAEREAEALLEMVGLPDTFMKRYPHELSGGQLQRVAIARALAVRPALLVCDEATGALDVSIQNQIVQLLVKLQREQEAACLFIGHDLALVSNVSQRIAVMYLGRIVEILKSESLERKAAHPYTQALLGAVLDVYCDQEAELPLLKGEPPSPLELPKGCAFADRCPRAHENCYEMRPELREIASGHFAACHRLSARM, encoded by the coding sequence ATGGAGAATGAAAGGCCGATGGTTGAGATTTCACATCTCTGTAAAAGGTTTCAGATAGGAAAAAAAGAGCTGTCGGCGGTTTTTGACGTAACACTGACCCTGGCAAAAGGAGAATGCCTGGGTATCGTGGGGGAAAGCGGGTGTGGGAAAAGCACGCTGATCCGGATGATTATCGGGGCTCTCAGGCCCACGTCCGGACAGGTGCGCGTAGACGGCGTGGATTATTGGTCATTGAAGAGAAGTGAGCAGAAAGCGTTCCGCAGGAAAATTCAAATGGTATTTCAGGAGCCAATCAGCTCCTTCAGTCCCCGGATGAAAATCGGAAGTTATCTGATGGAGCCCAGGATCAACTACGACCGCCTGTCCAGAAAGGAAGCGGAGAGGGAAGCGGAGGCGCTGTTGGAAATGGTAGGTCTGCCGGACACGTTCATGAAGCGTTATCCCCACGAATTGTCGGGCGGACAATTGCAGCGTGTGGCCATAGCCAGGGCGTTGGCGGTCAGGCCGGCTCTTCTGGTCTGCGATGAAGCAACCGGAGCGCTGGACGTGTCGATTCAGAATCAGATTGTGCAGCTTTTGGTTAAGCTTCAACGGGAACAGGAAGCGGCGTGCCTTTTTATCGGCCATGACCTGGCTCTGGTCAGCAACGTGAGCCAGAGGATAGCGGTCATGTATCTGGGAAGGATTGTAGAGATCTTAAAAAGTGAATCGCTGGAACGGAAAGCGGCCCATCCTTATACCCAGGCTCTTCTGGGTGCGGTGCTGGATGTTTACTGCGACCAGGAGGCTGAGCTGCCCCTGCTGAAGGGAGAGCCGCCGAGTCCGCTGGAACTGCCGAAGGGTTGTGCGTTCGCGGACCGCTGCCCCAGGGCCCATGAAAACTGTTATGAGATGCGCCCCGAATTGAGGGAAATAGCGTCGGGGCATTTTGCGGCCTGCCACAGGCTGTCAGCAAGGATGTAA
- the ltrA gene encoding group II intron reverse transcriptase/maturase: MDTGSLMEQILSKENLNAAYLQVVRNKGAAGVDGMTVEELGPYLSENGENIREQLRTRKYKPQPVRRVEIPKPDGGIRNLGVPTVADRFVQQAVAQELTPIFEEQFHDHSYGFRPNRCAQQAVLKALEIMNDGHSWIVDIDLAKFFDTVDHDKLMTIIGRTIKDGDVISVVRKFLASGVMIDDEYEDTIVGTPQGGNISPLLANIMLNELDKELEARGLDFVRYADDLIIMVGSRQAAERVMKSVTRFIENKLGLKVNGEKSKVDQPKGIKYLGYGFYYDTFAKGYKARPHTKAVEKFKEQMKELTCRSWGVSNTYKVKKLNQLIRGWINYFKIGSMKRLCRKLDKHIRFRMRMCIWKHWKTPKNREKNLIKLRLPRCGAHGISYAKGYARVSRSWNLHIGISKERLAKFGLVSMEDYYAERRVTC; this comes from the coding sequence ATGGACACAGGTAGTCTAATGGAGCAGATATTGAGCAAAGAAAACCTTAATGCGGCATATCTGCAAGTCGTCAGGAACAAAGGAGCAGCAGGGGTAGACGGAATGACCGTTGAAGAACTAGGCCCATACCTTTCGGAAAACGGCGAAAACATCAGGGAACAGCTGCGGACGAGAAAGTATAAGCCGCAGCCGGTACGCAGAGTGGAGATACCGAAGCCGGACGGTGGAATAAGGAACCTGGGAGTGCCGACGGTGGCCGATCGTTTTGTACAACAGGCGGTAGCACAGGAGCTGACTCCGATATTTGAGGAGCAGTTTCATGACCACAGCTATGGATTCAGACCAAACCGGTGCGCACAGCAGGCAGTCTTAAAAGCACTGGAGATAATGAATGACGGACACAGTTGGATAGTAGACATCGACCTTGCGAAGTTCTTTGATACAGTAGACCATGACAAGCTGATGACAATCATCGGACGAACCATAAAGGACGGGGATGTGATATCAGTGGTAAGAAAGTTTCTGGCCAGCGGAGTGATGATAGACGATGAGTATGAAGATACAATAGTCGGCACACCGCAGGGAGGGAATATCTCGCCATTATTAGCGAACATCATGCTCAACGAGTTGGACAAGGAACTGGAAGCAAGGGGACTGGATTTTGTCAGGTATGCAGATGACCTCATCATCATGGTCGGGAGCAGGCAGGCGGCGGAACGGGTCATGAAGAGTGTGACGAGATTTATAGAGAATAAACTCGGACTCAAAGTGAATGGCGAAAAGAGCAAGGTGGATCAACCGAAAGGCATAAAGTATCTCGGGTATGGATTTTACTATGACACATTTGCCAAAGGATATAAAGCCAGACCACACACGAAAGCGGTGGAAAAGTTCAAGGAGCAAATGAAGGAACTTACATGTAGGAGTTGGGGAGTCAGCAACACCTATAAGGTGAAGAAACTCAACCAACTGATACGAGGATGGATTAATTACTTCAAAATCGGAAGCATGAAAAGGTTATGTAGAAAGCTCGATAAGCATATCCGCTTTAGAATGCGAATGTGTATCTGGAAACACTGGAAAACACCTAAGAACAGGGAAAAGAATCTTATCAAGCTCAGACTGCCACGGTGTGGGGCGCATGGTATTTCGTATGCAAAGGGATATGCCAGAGTGAGCAGAAGCTGGAATCTCCACATCGGTATCAGTAAAGAGAGACTGGCTAAGTTTGGGCTTGTATCTATGGAGGACTACTACGCCGAAAGGCGGGTTACTTGTTAA
- a CDS encoding LysR family transcriptional regulator, protein MRLEQLYIFQEIAETGSIRKASERLFLSAQSISKAMIQLEAEWNTTLYLRSRTGIQLTEAGEKAYLLIQKVIEDIAALNAHFHVQEPPVQDDSQLPVFMSCCAVMELIAFGAVNILMVDYTNTPVQIDKKSSIEIRDFLFSTTNDSKMPDIILTNEVSAKLPALKKKTEKNYHCYFLFEDELCLQIPQNDPLAEYDRIPLTVLEHLPMLLYTGTPSQKTESEQILMDWGHELQNVSRISNIETCSQIAINQHRYCFVGYPSVEFRPMANVIYVPLERSIATNQIMLVKRRRKNRTVTNAFVNSMDDYFNLKKLW, encoded by the coding sequence ATGAGACTGGAACAGCTCTACATTTTTCAGGAAATAGCAGAAACAGGCTCCATCCGCAAGGCCAGTGAACGTCTGTTTCTTTCTGCGCAAAGCATCAGCAAAGCCATGATTCAATTGGAAGCTGAATGGAATACAACCCTCTATCTGCGTTCCCGTACCGGCATTCAGTTGACAGAGGCAGGCGAAAAAGCTTACCTCCTGATTCAAAAAGTCATTGAGGATATCGCCGCCTTAAATGCCCATTTTCATGTGCAGGAGCCACCAGTACAGGATGACAGCCAGCTGCCTGTTTTCATGTCCTGCTGCGCGGTTATGGAACTTATAGCTTTCGGTGCAGTCAATATCCTGATGGTAGATTACACCAATACCCCCGTGCAGATTGATAAAAAAAGCAGCATAGAAATCCGGGACTTCTTGTTTTCCACCACGAACGACAGCAAAATGCCAGATATTATATTAACCAATGAGGTTTCTGCTAAATTACCGGCCTTGAAGAAAAAAACTGAGAAAAATTACCACTGTTATTTTCTGTTCGAGGATGAACTCTGCCTCCAGATTCCTCAAAATGACCCTCTCGCAGAATATGACAGAATTCCGCTGACCGTTCTGGAGCATCTGCCCATGCTGCTGTATACCGGCACTCCTTCACAGAAAACAGAGAGTGAACAGATTCTCATGGACTGGGGGCATGAGTTACAAAATGTCAGCCGGATTTCCAATATAGAGACCTGCAGCCAGATCGCTATAAATCAGCACAGATATTGCTTTGTGGGCTATCCCAGCGTTGAGTTCCGGCCTATGGCCAACGTCATCTATGTCCCATTGGAGCGTTCTATCGCTACCAATCAGATTATGCTCGTTAAGAGGCGCAGAAAAAACCGTACCGTTACCAATGCTTTTGTCAATTCCATGGACGACTATTTCAATTTAAAGAAACTATGGTAA
- a CDS encoding SLC13 family permease, whose amino-acid sequence MSKKYYVNSAIVVLLMVLFRFIPPCGSMTALGMTILGIFLGALWGWITCDMIWPSVLALVMLGFSGYTENVAEALTNTISNGTIQLILWLLVFSALLTTTGISKWVVMKLVNSRLCKGHPWRLSIIICLAVWICAAFGAGFAAILICWQFIYTICAQVGYTKEDKWPKMMICAIIFFNALGALALPFQGGVVANFGFLAKASNSTYVSYNYVQYLGFSVVFCAVTMVLYLLFCRFILRPDMSRLMSTIDVGEAEKLDTRQKISIGALIALMALTILPSCLPQGPVKMFMSRLGTTACVLLIVAFVTFLRGKDGKPYFTFKELANNGVMWPLLFMVATATMMGGALSAPDSGFTATITGMFAPVLSNASPFACAAVIALATLLLTNLINNTVASAIMIPVMYPFAVQLGINPLMMTAVICFCANCGLLLPCASPAGAMLHGNKEWIGTKDVEKHSLLGILALALAAVFVGIPLGAVIFH is encoded by the coding sequence ATGAGCAAAAAATACTACGTTAACAGTGCGATTGTGGTGTTACTGATGGTTCTGTTTCGGTTCATACCTCCCTGTGGTTCCATGACTGCCCTGGGAATGACGATTCTGGGCATTTTCCTTGGAGCTTTATGGGGATGGATTACATGCGACATGATCTGGCCCAGTGTTTTAGCGCTGGTTATGCTGGGATTCAGCGGTTATACGGAGAATGTAGCGGAAGCGCTGACAAATACTATCAGCAATGGGACTATACAATTGATTTTATGGCTGCTGGTATTTTCGGCGCTTCTTACAACCACCGGAATTTCCAAATGGGTTGTAATGAAGCTTGTGAACTCGAGGCTGTGCAAGGGGCATCCCTGGCGGCTTTCGATTATCATCTGCCTGGCAGTCTGGATCTGTGCCGCATTTGGCGCAGGTTTTGCGGCAATCCTGATTTGCTGGCAGTTTATCTACACGATCTGCGCTCAGGTGGGATATACCAAGGAGGATAAATGGCCTAAGATGATGATCTGCGCGATTATTTTCTTCAACGCGCTGGGAGCCCTGGCCCTTCCGTTTCAGGGAGGAGTTGTGGCAAATTTCGGCTTCCTGGCAAAGGCCTCGAACAGTACCTATGTGAGTTATAATTATGTACAGTACCTGGGCTTCAGTGTGGTGTTCTGTGCAGTGACCATGGTTCTATACCTTCTGTTTTGCCGTTTTATCCTGCGGCCGGATATGAGCAGGCTGATGAGCACAATTGATGTCGGCGAAGCAGAGAAACTGGATACCCGACAGAAGATTTCTATAGGCGCTCTGATTGCATTGATGGCGCTGACGATTTTGCCCAGCTGTCTTCCACAGGGACCGGTGAAAATGTTCATGAGCCGTTTGGGAACCACGGCCTGCGTACTTCTGATTGTGGCCTTTGTTACCTTTCTCAGGGGAAAAGATGGAAAACCATACTTCACCTTTAAAGAATTGGCGAATAACGGAGTGATGTGGCCCCTGCTGTTCATGGTTGCAACTGCTACGATGATGGGAGGCGCGCTGTCTGCTCCGGATTCCGGATTTACTGCTACGATTACAGGCATGTTTGCTCCGGTGCTGTCAAACGCCAGTCCCTTTGCATGTGCTGCGGTGATTGCTCTGGCGACGTTGCTGCTGACAAATTTAATTAATAATACGGTTGCCAGCGCCATTATGATTCCGGTCATGTATCCCTTTGCGGTACAGCTGGGCATTAATCCGCTGATGATGACTGCAGTCATCTGTTTCTGTGCCAATTGCGGACTGCTTCTGCCCTGTGCAAGCCCGGCAGGCGCAATGCTGCACGGCAACAAAGAGTGGATCGGCACCAAAGATGTGGAAAAGCACTCGCTTCTGGGTATCCTGGCGCTGGCATTGGCAGCTGTCTTCGTTGGCATCCCCTTGGGAGCTGTGATCTTTCATTAA
- a CDS encoding uroporphyrinogen decarboxylase family protein, with product MLLINNPPITPRENYIRAAKHRNPLWLPMKSDSVNFAPRIYPDNVARAFVVDGMPYDGPVGGADIFGVQWKYIDIAGGSMVEPGRPFLKEVSEWREKVCFPELDRWDWEKSAEENREFLNTDKLVTAWIFNGLFERLISFVDFEAAAVALIDEEQQDDVKALFQELADFYKRLIDKFVEYYHVDAIFFHDDWGSQRAPFFSLDICREMIVPYMKQIVEHCHKKNLIFDFHSCGKNEALVPAMLECGMDIWGGQPMNDKRMLVEAYGDQILIGIHCPYNQAVPAPENDEELYRQVEGFLAPYAENIKEKPFFLMDLKPDNRVREAFYKCSMKLLQK from the coding sequence ATGTTATTAATTAATAACCCGCCGATTACCCCCCGTGAGAATTACATACGTGCGGCAAAGCATCGCAATCCCCTGTGGCTGCCCATGAAATCAGATTCTGTGAACTTTGCCCCCCGCATCTATCCGGATAACGTCGCCCGTGCGTTTGTAGTGGATGGGATGCCTTATGACGGACCGGTAGGCGGAGCAGATATCTTTGGAGTTCAGTGGAAATATATCGATATTGCAGGCGGCTCTATGGTAGAACCGGGCCGGCCATTTTTAAAAGAGGTTTCTGAATGGAGGGAGAAAGTGTGTTTTCCGGAGCTGGACAGATGGGACTGGGAAAAAAGTGCTGAGGAAAACCGGGAATTCCTGAATACAGATAAGCTGGTCACTGCCTGGATCTTTAACGGTTTGTTTGAACGTCTGATATCATTTGTGGATTTTGAAGCGGCGGCTGTTGCGCTGATCGATGAGGAGCAGCAGGATGACGTGAAAGCATTGTTCCAGGAACTGGCAGACTTTTACAAGCGCCTGATCGACAAGTTTGTTGAATATTATCATGTGGACGCCATATTTTTCCATGATGACTGGGGATCACAGAGGGCCCCGTTCTTCTCGCTGGATATCTGCCGTGAAATGATTGTACCATATATGAAACAGATTGTTGAGCACTGCCATAAGAAAAATCTGATATTCGATTTTCATTCCTGCGGGAAGAATGAGGCTCTGGTGCCGGCTATGCTGGAATGTGGAATGGATATCTGGGGCGGCCAGCCGATGAATGATAAACGGATGCTGGTAGAGGCATACGGGGATCAGATTCTGATTGGAATTCATTGCCCTTATAATCAGGCTGTGCCTGCGCCTGAAAATGATGAGGAGCTGTATCGGCAGGTGGAGGGATTTCTGGCACCTTATGCGGAGAACATCAAAGAAAAGCCATTTTTCCTTATGGATCTGAAGCCGGATAACCGTGTCAGAGAAGCGTTCTATAAATGCAGCATGAAGCTGCTGCAGAAATAG
- a CDS encoding DJ-1/PfpI family protein: MNVNIFLYDDFETLDAFAPVSVFGQRPDYFHINYVSMYGDIVNSSQGVKVWTEAASEVLLKDILVIPGGRGAKRLITHDEILTGFLKKAAESVNYCLMVGSGAGIIAQTGQLFHRHVADFEMAENWKRMFTAGISWIPDVKWVADGKFYSSSNSAAAFNMSLGVVTELLDPDLSDEIARKLGYSWDIEEDGYY, from the coding sequence ATGAACGTGAATATTTTTCTATATGATGATTTTGAAACCTTAGATGCCTTTGCACCAGTTTCGGTGTTCGGGCAAAGGCCGGATTATTTCCATATCAACTATGTTTCCATGTATGGGGACATCGTGAACAGCAGCCAGGGCGTCAAGGTATGGACGGAAGCGGCCAGTGAAGTGCTGCTTAAGGATATCCTGGTCATACCGGGAGGACGGGGAGCGAAACGGCTGATCACTCATGACGAAATTCTGACCGGTTTTCTGAAAAAGGCGGCTGAAAGTGTGAATTATTGTCTGATGGTCGGAAGCGGGGCCGGAATCATTGCGCAGACGGGCCAGCTGTTCCACCGCCATGTGGCGGATTTTGAAATGGCTGAGAACTGGAAACGGATGTTTACCGCGGGTATCAGCTGGATACCTGATGTGAAATGGGTTGCGGATGGGAAGTTTTATTCTTCGTCCAATTCTGCGGCTGCTTTCAATATGTCTCTGGGAGTTGTGACGGAGCTGCTCGATCCGGACCTGTCGGATGAAATCGCCCGGAAACTGGGTTATAGCTGGGATATTGAAGAAGACGGGTACTATTGA
- a CDS encoding metal-sensing transcriptional repressor gives MLDEREKALVHRLARAVGHLKSIKTMVENGRDCSEVLIQLAAVKAAVNNTGKIMLESYIKENITSAVRNGDREALEKVKTVIDTFVK, from the coding sequence TTGTTAGACGAAAGGGAAAAAGCTCTCGTTCACAGGCTGGCCAGAGCTGTCGGCCATCTGAAATCAATTAAAACCATGGTGGAGAATGGAAGGGACTGCAGCGAAGTGCTCATTCAGCTGGCTGCCGTAAAAGCGGCGGTGAATAACACCGGAAAAATAATGTTGGAATCCTATATCAAAGAAAATATTACGAGTGCGGTCCGAAACGGAGATAGAGAGGCGCTGGAAAAAGTAAAGACAGTGATTGACACCTTCGTTAAATGA